From Rhizobium tumorigenes, the proteins below share one genomic window:
- a CDS encoding ISNCY family transposase, translating to MSCLITMSQKELHRLEVIQKIRDHRLSVVQAAELLDLCRSQVHRLLQAYDSAGSAGLVSKKRSRPSNRRHSEDFRNAALDLIRERYLDFGPTLAREKLIELHQISVAKETLRQWMTEAGIWTSRRARKKRVFQPRGRRDCFGELVQIDGSHHWWFESRGPKCALLVYIDDATGKLLHLRFAGSENTFDYLHATKAYLQQWGKPLAFYSDKHGVFRATHASEKDRTSGLTQFGRALYELNIDIICANTPQAKGRVERANQTLQDRLVKELRLHGIDTIAAANAYAPEFIADFNGRFGKSPRNPKDMHRSLADHENLDGAMCRKEVRTLSQALTLRYDKVLFILDPTDLSRPLSGKKVVVCDYPDGRLEIMHESFALPYRTFDKLRSVHRPDVVENKRLDDMLSVVAEMQAGRELHRSKSGPRRTGQTDHMFGIRDGSQGNGYQKRGRKPRTDYMNDPAVIAKRQKALARMEAAE from the coding sequence ATGTCCTGTTTGATCACCATGTCACAGAAAGAATTGCATCGCCTCGAAGTCATCCAGAAGATCCGGGATCATCGCTTGAGTGTCGTTCAGGCGGCCGAACTGCTTGATCTCTGTCGCAGCCAGGTCCACAGGCTGCTGCAGGCTTATGACAGTGCCGGTTCGGCCGGCCTCGTGTCGAAGAAGCGATCACGACCCAGCAATCGCCGCCACAGCGAAGATTTTCGCAATGCGGCGCTGGATCTGATCCGGGAACGCTATCTGGATTTCGGTCCGACGCTGGCGCGTGAGAAGCTGATCGAGCTTCATCAGATCTCGGTGGCCAAGGAGACGCTGCGCCAATGGATGACCGAGGCTGGTATCTGGACCTCGCGCCGAGCCCGCAAGAAGCGCGTGTTCCAACCGCGCGGCCGGCGCGACTGTTTTGGTGAACTCGTCCAGATTGACGGCTCGCATCACTGGTGGTTCGAAAGCCGCGGCCCCAAATGCGCCCTGCTCGTCTACATTGATGACGCCACCGGCAAACTGTTGCATCTGCGCTTTGCCGGATCGGAGAACACATTCGACTACCTGCATGCGACGAAGGCCTATCTGCAGCAATGGGGCAAACCGCTGGCTTTCTACAGCGACAAGCATGGTGTCTTTCGGGCGACCCATGCGTCGGAGAAAGACCGGACGAGCGGCCTGACGCAGTTTGGACGCGCGCTTTATGAGCTGAACATCGACATCATCTGCGCCAACACCCCGCAAGCCAAGGGCCGGGTTGAACGCGCCAACCAGACGCTGCAGGATCGGCTGGTGAAGGAGTTACGGCTACACGGCATCGATACGATCGCGGCGGCCAATGCCTATGCGCCGGAATTTATCGCCGACTTCAATGGTCGTTTCGGCAAGTCACCACGCAATCCGAAGGACATGCACCGGTCGCTGGCCGATCATGAGAACCTTGATGGCGCTATGTGCCGGAAGGAAGTCCGCACGTTGTCGCAAGCTTTGACGCTGCGCTACGACAAGGTGTTGTTCATTCTCGATCCGACTGACCTCTCCAGGCCACTTTCGGGAAAGAAGGTTGTTGTCTGCGATTATCCCGACGGTCGCCTCGAGATCATGCACGAGAGCTTTGCCCTGCCCTACAGAACGTTCGACAAGCTGCGGTCGGTCCATCGGCCGGACGTCGTTGAGAACAAGCGTCTGGACGACATGCTGTCTGTTGTCGCCGAGATGCAGGCCGGGCGCGAACTGCACCGTAGCAAGAGCGGTCCCCGCCGCACCGGCCAGACGGATCACATGTTCGGCATTCGCGACGGCAGCCAGGGCAATGGCTATCAGAAGCGCGGTCGCAAGCCGAGGACAGATTACATGAACGACCCGGCGGTGATTGCAAAGCGGCAGAAGGCGCTGGCGCGGATGGAGGCTGCCGAATGA
- a CDS encoding YdcF family protein: protein MWLLGTSSVLLCIAGWSPVGPAALTVLEDRFTASDLPGYVTGIVMLGGAEEAHITASRNSLTLNNNAERIFQTAALARRYPQARIILSGGGGHLVLGESQTEAEIAQRVLVDLGIASERIETERNSQTTYENAVQSMAIAKPQPSDNWLLVTSAYNMPRAVASFRAVGFTTVPYPVDYRTRNAEFELPYSTIAEGLDISDTAAHEWLGLAAYRLTGKTQTFLPGAN from the coding sequence TTGTGGTTGCTCGGCACGTCATCCGTACTGCTTTGCATCGCAGGCTGGTCTCCGGTTGGCCCCGCCGCTCTCACGGTTCTAGAGGACCGGTTCACCGCCTCCGACCTTCCCGGTTACGTGACCGGCATCGTGATGCTCGGTGGGGCTGAAGAAGCCCATATAACAGCGAGCAGAAACAGCCTTACGCTCAACAACAATGCCGAGCGGATCTTTCAGACTGCCGCGCTTGCACGCCGATATCCCCAGGCTCGCATTATACTCTCTGGGGGCGGTGGCCATCTCGTGCTCGGAGAAAGTCAAACCGAGGCGGAGATTGCCCAGCGCGTGCTTGTGGACCTTGGGATAGCTTCAGAGCGTATTGAAACTGAGCGCAATTCCCAGACAACTTATGAAAATGCCGTTCAAAGCATGGCGATAGCCAAACCACAGCCGTCCGACAATTGGCTGCTCGTCACCTCAGCCTATAATATGCCGCGTGCGGTCGCGTCATTCAGAGCGGTTGGGTTCACCACCGTTCCCTATCCAGTTGACTACCGCACTAGAAATGCAGAGTTCGAACTGCCGTACAGTACTATCGCCGAAGGACTGGATATTAGCGACACCGCCGCTCACGAATGGCTCGGTCTGGCCGCCTATCGCCTCACCGGCAAGACGCAGACGTTCTTGCCGGGCGCGAATTGA
- a CDS encoding YihY/virulence factor BrkB family protein codes for MAAHRSIPKHLGLTVLALVAVVVGAAFWGAADRPEEPLRKPDHGHLADVPEAIPAKGLRDVFWRVLHEVSEDRVTLIAGGVTFYLLLALFPALAALVSLYGLVADPVTISENLGKLAGMLPPGAFDMFADQIKSLAEKRDSSLGLTFFFGLAVALWSTHNGTLAIFDAMNIAYEEKEKRGIIKLNVVAFCFTICGMLAAIVMIGLVALLPTVLSYIWLDQFKENALLLLRWPIVLVVVAATVLAIYRVGPSREPPKLRWMTWGALLTIIGLTAMSLGLSYYLSHFANYNATYGTLGALIGFLVWTWLSVTVLIVGGELNAELEHQTAKDSTTGSPKPLGQRGAYVADNVASSGG; via the coding sequence GTGGCCGCTCATCGATCTATTCCAAAGCATCTGGGGCTCACCGTTCTCGCGCTCGTTGCCGTTGTCGTCGGGGCAGCGTTTTGGGGTGCCGCCGACAGGCCCGAGGAGCCGCTTCGGAAGCCCGACCATGGTCACCTGGCGGACGTTCCCGAAGCCATCCCGGCAAAGGGGCTTCGCGACGTCTTCTGGCGCGTGCTTCATGAAGTCTCCGAAGATCGCGTTACGCTCATAGCCGGCGGCGTCACCTTCTACCTGCTGCTGGCCCTTTTTCCAGCACTTGCGGCGCTAGTATCATTGTACGGTCTTGTCGCCGACCCGGTCACGATCTCAGAAAATCTGGGGAAACTAGCGGGCATGCTTCCTCCCGGCGCTTTCGACATGTTTGCCGACCAGATCAAGAGCCTGGCAGAGAAGCGGGACAGCAGCTTGGGTCTGACCTTCTTCTTCGGGCTTGCCGTGGCGCTCTGGAGCACGCACAACGGGACGCTGGCCATCTTCGATGCGATGAACATCGCCTATGAAGAGAAAGAGAAGCGCGGCATCATCAAGCTAAACGTGGTCGCCTTCTGCTTCACAATCTGCGGCATGCTCGCTGCTATAGTGATGATCGGGCTTGTGGCCCTGCTGCCGACAGTGCTCTCCTATATCTGGCTTGATCAATTCAAGGAGAACGCGCTTCTGTTGCTGCGTTGGCCGATCGTCCTGGTGGTCGTGGCAGCCACGGTTCTGGCTATCTATAGAGTAGGTCCGAGCCGGGAGCCGCCCAAGCTGCGCTGGATGACCTGGGGAGCCCTGCTGACCATAATCGGCCTTACCGCCATGTCGCTCGGCCTGTCCTACTACCTCTCCCACTTCGCCAACTACAACGCGACCTATGGCACGCTGGGGGCGCTGATAGGCTTCCTGGTCTGGACCTGGCTCTCAGTCACGGTCCTGATCGTCGGGGGCGAACTCAACGCCGAGCTGGAACACCAGACTGCAAAGGACTCCACTACAGGATCGCCAAAGCCGCTTGGACAGCGGGGCGCATATGTGGCGGACAACGTCGCATCGAGTGGCGGGTGA
- a CDS encoding porin: MNIRTLLLGSAAALSVVSGAHAADAIVAAEPEPLEYVRICDAYGAGYFYIPGTETCLKIGGRVREDIGVYNAYRVGQDASARGTYWKTRAELSVDTATDTEYGALKTDTVFRFESQEGNNTNKLLWANISLGGFLVGKADSVYSAWMGYAGDVVNDDVIEYGIKGQDELNQLTYSYDAGNGFTAVASIEDSYNGNAAGANGENSSDHYAPDGVLGLGYKTGAFTFRVVGGYDSIVEEGALKARIDAKFGGFSAFVMGGYNTDGNKLNKYAGDNGNGIGWGDWAVWGGIGDQINDKLKFNVQVAYDDNKTFAATTNLKFYPVKDLVFQPEVSYTKYDSAPGDNDNWAGILRIQRTF; the protein is encoded by the coding sequence TTGAACATTAGAACCCTTCTTCTTGGCTCGGCCGCTGCCCTCTCGGTCGTGTCCGGTGCCCATGCAGCTGACGCCATTGTCGCGGCTGAACCTGAGCCATTGGAATACGTCCGCATCTGTGATGCATATGGCGCTGGCTACTTCTACATCCCAGGCACGGAAACCTGCCTGAAAATCGGCGGCCGTGTTCGCGAAGACATCGGTGTTTACAACGCTTATCGCGTCGGTCAAGACGCGTCTGCTCGCGGCACCTATTGGAAGACCCGCGCTGAGCTGTCTGTCGATACGGCAACCGACACCGAGTATGGCGCTCTGAAGACGGATACCGTCTTCCGCTTTGAATCGCAGGAAGGCAACAACACCAACAAGCTTCTCTGGGCCAACATCAGCCTCGGTGGCTTCCTCGTTGGTAAGGCCGACTCGGTCTACTCCGCGTGGATGGGCTACGCTGGCGACGTCGTAAACGACGACGTGATCGAATACGGAATCAAGGGCCAGGACGAGCTGAACCAGCTTACCTACAGCTACGACGCGGGCAACGGCTTCACGGCAGTGGCTTCGATCGAAGACAGCTACAACGGCAATGCCGCTGGTGCTAACGGCGAAAATAGTTCGGACCACTACGCTCCGGACGGCGTTCTCGGTCTCGGTTACAAGACCGGTGCCTTCACCTTCCGCGTTGTCGGCGGCTATGACTCGATCGTTGAAGAAGGCGCTTTAAAGGCCCGTATCGATGCCAAGTTCGGCGGCTTCTCGGCATTTGTCATGGGTGGCTACAACACCGACGGCAACAAGCTCAACAAGTACGCTGGCGACAACGGCAACGGTATTGGCTGGGGTGATTGGGCGGTTTGGGGCGGCATCGGTGATCAGATCAACGACAAGCTGAAGTTTAACGTCCAGGTAGCCTACGACGACAACAAGACGTTTGCCGCTACGACTAATTTGAAATTCTACCCGGTCAAGGATCTCGTCTTCCAGCCGGAAGTTAGCTACACGAAGTACGACAGCGCACCTGGCGACAACGACAACTGGGCAGGCATTTTGCGCATTCAGCGTACGTTCTAA
- a CDS encoding alpha/beta fold hydrolase, which produces MPTIAIDGVCEVNFVRTGPRGGVPFLFVHGVGLDLTWWGAQVEDFGRDRDVVALDLPGHGLSGAMVRPLSFEVMTSVIERVIVELDGGPVHLVGISFGGMIAQTLALQRPDLVRSLTLVATLCTFPEPVRSALRERARVARSEGMSKIAQLSNERWFPPHFRERRPDLLDRATRSLLAQDPEFHASIWELIAGLDLEAQLPAISAPTLVIVGAEDINAPLSAGRLIADRIAGAELHEMIGLGHFPPFETAEPFNALLRDFLKRRAVDQI; this is translated from the coding sequence CAACCATCGCAATCGACGGCGTATGCGAAGTCAACTTCGTTCGAACAGGGCCGAGGGGCGGCGTTCCCTTCTTGTTTGTTCACGGGGTAGGGCTGGACCTGACCTGGTGGGGCGCGCAGGTCGAGGATTTCGGACGCGATCGTGACGTCGTCGCTCTCGATTTGCCAGGCCACGGTCTCTCCGGGGCCATGGTCCGTCCACTCAGCTTCGAAGTGATGACGTCAGTCATCGAACGCGTCATCGTCGAACTGGATGGCGGCCCCGTACATCTGGTGGGGATATCGTTCGGCGGAATGATCGCTCAGACACTTGCCCTCCAGCGTCCCGACTTGGTTCGCTCGTTGACCTTGGTGGCGACACTGTGCACTTTTCCCGAACCCGTCCGCAGCGCGCTGCGCGAGCGAGCGCGGGTCGCCCGCTCCGAGGGAATGTCGAAAATCGCACAGCTTTCCAATGAACGCTGGTTTCCACCGCACTTCCGCGAGCGAAGGCCGGACTTGCTCGACCGCGCGACAAGGAGCCTGCTGGCGCAGGACCCGGAGTTCCACGCGTCCATCTGGGAGCTGATAGCCGGGCTTGACTTGGAAGCACAGCTTCCGGCCATCTCTGCCCCGACGCTGGTGATTGTCGGAGCCGAAGACATTAATGCGCCGCTCTCGGCAGGCAGGCTAATCGCTGATCGGATTGCCGGGGCGGAGTTGCACGAGATGATCGGGCTGGGCCACTTCCCGCCATTTGAGACAGCGGAACCCTTTAACGCGCTGTTACGCGATTTCCTGAAAAGGCGGGCCGTCGACCAGATTTGA